The Methanobacterium sp. sequence GGCCTAATAAGTGCTCTTAAATTTAATGACTGTAATATCCGAAAAGAGGCTGCTGCCGCTCTTAAAAAGATAGGAGATAATATGGCATTATTTCCACTCATAGACGTTCTTGAATATAAAGAATGGCATGAATACTACGCAGTTATGGGTTCTGTAAGAGAAACCGCAGCTGAGGCTCTGGGAGTGTTAAGAGATAGAAGAGCTGTAGAACCTCTGATAAAAGCTTTAAATGATAAGGACGAAGAAGTTAGATGGAAAGCCGCGTGGGCCCTTGGAAATATTGGGGACATGCGAGCTGTAGATCCCCTAATCTATTTATTACATGATAAAAGATGGGCAGTTAGAAGATTTGCTGCTTCTGCACTTGGAAAAATAGGAGATGAACGAGCAGTAGATAGTCTAATAGAAGCTTTAAGTGATGATGAATGGCACGTTAGAAAGTATGCTGCAGATGCACTTGGAAAAATAGGAGATGAACGAGCAATTGAAAGTCTAATGGATGCCCTGAACGATGAAGACAATGACGTTAGATGGAAAGCCGTGGTTGCCCTTGGAAAAATGAAAAATGCTGCTGTTGAACCTCTTATAGATCTTTTAAAAAATGAAGACTGGCATATTCGAGGAAGAGCTGCAGAAGCCCTTGGAAGAATAGGCGATAAACGGGCTGTAAAACCCCTGATTAGTATACTTGTTGGGTGGACTAAAGACAGGAATAAATATGTTAGGGG is a genomic window containing:
- a CDS encoding HEAT repeat domain-containing protein; translated protein: MAIGKIKPNIDRLEKTRDVEGLISALKFNDCNIRKEAAAALKKIGDNMALFPLIDVLEYKEWHEYYAVMGSVRETAAEALGVLRDRRAVEPLIKALNDKDEEVRWKAAWALGNIGDMRAVDPLIYLLHDKRWAVRRFAASALGKIGDERAVDSLIEALSDDEWHVRKYAADALGKIGDERAIESLMDALNDEDNDVRWKAVVALGKMKNAAVEPLIDLLKNEDWHIRGRAAEALGRIGDKRAVKPLISILVGWTKDRNKYVRGRAAEALGKIGDEEALKPLTQALDDPYIYVRVKVEEALKEMENTTQILTYDDGEISFDYPGSWEVISTANKKKIVKGNSANGNITFSINKNTNVGDLTSKEVADTIRDVFIIQNSTILSETEFRAEGIDVHTIIGENVNDIGPTKIMVISFKIDDLLYYLWFSGGHESFERAKEDIDLIIDNFRVYI